A genomic window from Flintibacter sp. KGMB00164 includes:
- the csaB gene encoding polysaccharide pyruvyl transferase CsaB: protein MKIFMATMGLDIGGAETHIVELSKELKARGHEVVIASNGGVYVPEVTAAGIRHYSVPMNRRSVKNMMRSRALLKDILRKEKPDIVHAHARIPAFLCGTLQGSLKFPFVTSCHGVFEVSGVLKLLSNWGERTLAVSEDIRDYLVREYGVPAEHITLTINGIDTNKFSPDVSGEAVRKEFDLGDGVVIGHVSRLDQAACHTARQLIDLAPKLDGAYPGIHILITGGGDSFEQLKERAEQVNRDLGRTCVVLTGPRTDVNAIAAACQVFVGVSRSALEAMAEEKPVVLSGAQGHTGLFCPELLQKAIDTNFCCRTDPVADEKTLYRAVTQALDLPEEEKQRLGAYGRQTVQTYYSVQRMAQDCLDVYEQVRRRKYRVVMSGYYGFSNAGDDAILQSIHEGILAASKDISVTVLSNDPQLTWNLCGLEAVPRFRFWKVLGALRSCDALLSGGGSLLQDRTSTRSLMYYLSIIRGAELFGKPVMLYANGIGPVRKPENRRRVKRAVERAALVTLRDRSSANELREMGVKRPDLYVTADPVFNLPPAPQERGEELLRSAQLPENTPFAAISVRNWPGTGDFPKQLAGLCDHLRRTYGMEILFLLMQPGHDRATTNQVRELMEEPSYLLDTACTPRELMAVLGRAKLCVAMRLHTLIFAARMAVPCIGLVYDPKVESYLQELDMPSAGHVEHFDLQQAVACTDEMMAHYQENLDRLQEKSQALAKAALHNEELLLELLEKKTKK from the coding sequence ATGAAAATTTTCATGGCGACCATGGGGCTGGATATCGGCGGAGCCGAGACCCATATCGTGGAGCTGTCCAAGGAACTGAAGGCCAGAGGACATGAGGTGGTGATCGCCTCCAACGGGGGAGTGTATGTCCCGGAGGTGACTGCCGCGGGGATCCGGCACTACAGCGTGCCCATGAACCGGCGCAGTGTGAAGAACATGATGCGCTCCCGCGCTCTGCTTAAGGACATCCTGCGCAAGGAGAAGCCGGATATCGTCCATGCCCATGCCCGCATCCCCGCCTTTTTGTGCGGTACCCTGCAGGGCAGTTTGAAGTTTCCCTTTGTCACATCCTGCCACGGCGTCTTTGAGGTCAGCGGCGTGCTCAAGCTGCTGTCCAACTGGGGCGAACGTACCCTGGCAGTGAGCGAAGACATCCGGGACTATCTGGTGCGGGAGTATGGTGTGCCGGCTGAGCACATTACCCTCACCATCAACGGGATCGATACCAATAAATTCTCTCCGGACGTGTCCGGGGAAGCGGTGCGGAAGGAGTTTGATCTGGGGGACGGCGTGGTGATCGGCCACGTCAGCCGACTGGATCAGGCGGCCTGCCACACGGCTCGGCAGCTCATTGATCTGGCTCCCAAGCTGGATGGAGCCTACCCCGGCATCCACATCCTGATTACCGGCGGCGGCGACAGCTTTGAGCAGCTCAAGGAGCGCGCGGAGCAAGTGAACCGGGACCTGGGCCGTACCTGTGTGGTGCTCACCGGTCCCCGTACCGACGTCAACGCCATTGCCGCCGCCTGCCAGGTGTTTGTGGGTGTGTCCCGCTCGGCTCTGGAGGCCATGGCGGAGGAAAAACCGGTGGTGCTGTCTGGCGCCCAGGGGCATACCGGACTCTTCTGTCCGGAGCTGCTGCAGAAGGCCATTGACACCAACTTCTGCTGCCGCACAGACCCGGTGGCCGACGAGAAGACGCTGTACCGGGCTGTGACCCAGGCGCTGGACCTTCCAGAGGAGGAGAAGCAGCGGTTGGGGGCCTATGGTCGTCAGACGGTGCAGACCTACTATTCGGTACAGCGTATGGCCCAGGATTGCCTGGATGTGTACGAACAGGTGCGGCGGCGCAAGTACCGGGTGGTCATGAGCGGATACTACGGTTTTTCCAATGCTGGCGACGACGCCATCCTTCAGTCCATCCACGAGGGAATCCTGGCGGCCAGCAAGGATATTTCGGTGACGGTACTCTCCAACGATCCCCAGCTCACCTGGAACCTGTGCGGCCTGGAGGCCGTGCCCCGGTTCCGCTTTTGGAAGGTGCTGGGCGCGCTGCGCAGCTGCGACGCCCTGCTCTCTGGCGGTGGAAGCCTGCTGCAGGACCGCACCTCCACCCGGTCTTTGATGTACTACCTGTCTATCATCCGGGGAGCGGAGCTCTTTGGCAAGCCGGTGATGCTCTACGCCAACGGCATCGGTCCCGTGCGTAAGCCGGAAAACCGCCGCCGGGTAAAGCGGGCGGTGGAGCGGGCGGCTCTGGTCACCCTGCGGGACCGCAGCTCCGCCAACGAGCTGCGGGAGATGGGGGTAAAGCGCCCCGACCTCTATGTCACTGCCGACCCGGTATTTAATCTGCCTCCTGCCCCTCAGGAGCGGGGAGAGGAGCTGCTGCGCTCTGCACAGCTGCCCGAGAATACTCCCTTTGCTGCCATCTCGGTGCGCAACTGGCCTGGAACCGGGGATTTCCCCAAACAGCTGGCCGGTCTGTGCGACCATCTGCGGCGGACCTATGGGATGGAGATTTTGTTCCTGCTGATGCAGCCCGGCCACGACCGGGCCACCACCAATCAGGTGCGGGAACTGATGGAGGAGCCCTCCTATCTGCTGGATACCGCCTGTACGCCGCGGGAACTGATGGCGGTGCTGGGCCGGGCCAAGCTGTGTGTTGCCATGCGGCTGCACACCCTGATCTTCGCCGCCCGTATGGCGGTGCCCTGCATTGGACTGGTCTATGACCCCAAGGTGGAGAGCTATCTTCAGGAGCTGGACATGCCCTCGGCAGGCCATGTGGAGCACTTTGATCTCCAGCAGGCGGTGGCCTGCACCGATGAGATGATGGCCCACTACCAGGAAAATCTGGACCGGCTTCAGGAGAAGTCTCAGGCTTTGGCCAAGGCGGCCCTTCATAATGAAGAACTGCTGCTGGAGCTGCTGGAGAAGAAAACAAAGAAGTAA
- a CDS encoding DUF4330 domain-containing protein: MEQNAHKFRIRLNLFDAIVLIVVLLAGAAFAWLSLRSGDSSGTAATSQTVRYTVVFQKMAKGDSQLIQAGDKLEDAVKNYSIGTVVSVETKPAVTQILDQEERCYVDAELAGYEDVYVTVESACTDNGETLLLGGGYDFRVGQTAYVRGPGYMGSGPVTAIERGNEG, translated from the coding sequence ATGGAACAAAACGCGCATAAGTTTCGCATTCGGCTGAACTTGTTTGACGCCATTGTGCTTATTGTTGTGCTGCTGGCCGGCGCCGCCTTTGCCTGGCTGAGCCTGCGCAGCGGTGACAGCAGCGGCACCGCTGCTACCTCCCAGACGGTCCGTTATACCGTGGTTTTCCAGAAGATGGCCAAGGGTGACAGCCAGCTCATCCAGGCTGGGGACAAGCTGGAGGATGCCGTGAAGAATTACAGCATCGGCACCGTGGTGTCGGTGGAGACCAAGCCCGCTGTGACTCAGATCCTCGATCAGGAGGAGCGCTGCTATGTGGATGCGGAGCTGGCGGGCTATGAAGATGTATACGTGACGGTGGAGAGTGCCTGCACCGACAACGGAGAGACGCTGCTGCTGGGCGGCGGCTATGATTTCCGGGTGGGCCAGACTGCCTATGTCCGGGGACCGGGCTACATGGGCAGCGGACCTGTGACTGCCATTGAGAGGGGGAATGAGGGATGA
- the murJ gene encoding murein biosynthesis integral membrane protein MurJ gives MAKNNENATKTISMVMAITLLGKVLGLYRDHLMAVHYGTTGMEAKAFYIASRIPRVFFDVVFASAIAACFIPVFSEYLTKKGKKEAFRFGGNFLSVMALLTAVLTVLGMVFAQPLVTLFADGYDAETAALAASLTRAMFPTVLFTGVAFSFVGILQSMDRFNIPALISTVSNLVIIGYFFFLDDRFGVYGLAAAYLVGWLLQALIQVPTLRRLDFHYHPDFSFRSEGMRKAFSLMGPVMISTWVQPINLTINTKFGSHLYDGAGVSAMEYSTNLYLVVAGVFILSITNVIFPKLSRLTAEHQEDAFRDTIRQTVHSSLFFVMPMAAGMMTLARPMVSFLYGGGAFDEFSVNITSQALVWVSLGMVGYGLQNILSRAYFAQQNGRTPLIAGGISILANVVGCMLLTEPLGVAGLAISSSISSTLYALLLLIPLQKQGGGVFNAGFGKDAGKMLVSTVGMAAVVLAVRYGLENLLPQGKVGELVLLGICALIGVAVYFLLATLTGLDEANMVRDMVKRVRKRG, from the coding sequence TTGGCAAAAAACAACGAAAATGCTACAAAAACCATCAGTATGGTTATGGCGATCACCTTGCTGGGCAAGGTGCTGGGATTATACCGGGATCATCTGATGGCGGTGCACTACGGAACCACCGGGATGGAGGCCAAGGCGTTTTATATCGCCAGCCGTATTCCCCGGGTCTTTTTTGACGTGGTGTTTGCCTCCGCGATTGCGGCCTGCTTTATTCCCGTGTTCAGTGAGTACCTGACCAAGAAAGGGAAGAAAGAGGCCTTTCGTTTTGGCGGCAACTTCCTGTCGGTGATGGCGCTGCTCACCGCTGTGCTCACCGTGCTGGGTATGGTATTTGCCCAGCCGCTGGTCACTTTGTTTGCCGACGGTTACGATGCCGAGACTGCGGCCCTGGCCGCATCCCTCACCCGGGCCATGTTCCCCACGGTGCTGTTTACCGGAGTAGCCTTCTCCTTTGTGGGTATTTTGCAGTCCATGGACCGCTTCAATATCCCGGCTCTCATCAGCACTGTGTCCAATTTGGTCATCATCGGCTACTTCTTTTTCCTGGATGACCGGTTCGGCGTATACGGACTGGCGGCGGCCTATCTGGTGGGCTGGCTTCTCCAGGCTCTCATCCAGGTGCCCACGCTGCGGCGGCTGGACTTTCATTACCACCCGGACTTCTCCTTCCGTTCGGAGGGGATGCGAAAAGCCTTCTCTCTGATGGGACCGGTGATGATCTCCACCTGGGTGCAGCCCATCAACCTGACCATCAATACCAAGTTCGGCTCCCACCTCTACGATGGAGCGGGCGTGTCGGCCATGGAATACTCCACCAACCTGTATCTGGTGGTGGCGGGCGTGTTTATCCTCTCCATCACCAATGTGATCTTCCCCAAGCTCTCCCGGCTGACGGCGGAGCACCAGGAGGATGCTTTCCGGGATACCATCCGTCAGACGGTGCACAGCAGTCTGTTTTTCGTCATGCCCATGGCGGCGGGAATGATGACTCTGGCCCGGCCCATGGTCTCCTTCCTCTACGGAGGCGGAGCCTTTGACGAATTCTCGGTGAATATCACCTCCCAGGCTCTGGTGTGGGTGTCCCTGGGCATGGTGGGCTACGGCCTGCAGAATATTCTCAGCCGAGCCTATTTTGCCCAGCAGAACGGACGCACCCCTCTGATTGCCGGCGGGATCTCCATTCTGGCCAATGTTGTGGGCTGTATGCTGCTCACCGAGCCTTTGGGCGTGGCCGGTCTGGCCATCTCCTCCTCGATCTCTTCCACTCTGTACGCTCTGCTGCTGCTGATCCCTCTGCAAAAACAGGGCGGAGGCGTGTTCAATGCCGGCTTTGGCAAGGACGCAGGCAAGATGCTGGTGTCCACGGTGGGCATGGCTGCGGTGGTGCTTGCGGTGCGGTACGGCCTGGAGAACCTGCTGCCCCAGGGAAAGGTAGGGGAGCTGGTGCTGCTGGGAATCTGCGCCCTGATCGGCGTGGCGGTGTATTTCCTGTTGGCTACCCTGACCGGACTGGATGAAGCGAATATGGTCCGGGATATGGTGAAACGAGTGCGGAAACGAGGTTAA
- a CDS encoding O-antigen ligase family protein: MEQMRTIIQASVLYRVLAAICLWFSGQWQRSGVIQWFIHPPLALEQAESKSSVFYRLWDKIHQFLNWLWRMLCLEKLFAGSIFLKSWLWCGAAVVLAPILPTMAVLGLAMVGSFSVLLNLMRDRQRDLFYVPMNRYIWLYAGIYLVGTFFSVNLKGSLLGGMLTVAFVLFTIMLENAVTTRRQLDVLIAMMVLAGTAVALYGILQYLFGWGYQSTAWVDTDMFGDSFRVPSTLENPNMLGQYLILAIPLGGAGLLSAKDWAQRVWYFICCGIMCVCMLLTLSRGAWLGLLFAGFLFVLFLQPRLLLLAPIALVALYFVLPDTIINRFSSIGDLGDSSTSYRVYIWIGTLAMLKDYWLCGIGPGDAAFNLVYPKYSYSGIVAPHAHNLYLQIVCDAGIVALVIFVLLLYRFFRDMCASFCREKDWFTRLHIVAVGAGIAGFLVQAMTDYSFYNYRVMFLFWAYLGVGALISRRMSLPEGGKTA; this comes from the coding sequence ATGGAACAAATGCGAACCATAATACAAGCCAGCGTGCTTTATCGTGTGCTGGCGGCGATTTGCCTGTGGTTCAGCGGTCAGTGGCAGCGAAGCGGCGTGATCCAGTGGTTCATCCACCCGCCCCTGGCCCTGGAACAGGCGGAGTCAAAAAGCAGTGTCTTTTACCGTCTGTGGGATAAGATCCACCAGTTTTTGAACTGGCTTTGGCGGATGCTGTGCCTGGAGAAGCTGTTTGCAGGAAGTATTTTTCTGAAAAGCTGGCTGTGGTGCGGCGCGGCAGTGGTTTTGGCCCCCATTTTGCCTACCATGGCGGTGTTGGGGCTGGCGATGGTGGGCAGCTTCTCCGTGCTGCTCAACCTGATGCGGGACCGGCAGCGGGACCTGTTCTATGTCCCCATGAACCGCTATATCTGGCTGTATGCCGGTATCTATCTGGTAGGGACCTTCTTCTCGGTGAACCTGAAAGGAAGCCTGCTGGGCGGCATGCTCACCGTGGCCTTTGTGCTGTTTACCATTATGCTGGAAAACGCTGTCACCACCCGGCGGCAGCTGGATGTGCTCATCGCCATGATGGTGCTGGCCGGAACGGCGGTAGCCCTGTACGGTATCCTCCAATATCTGTTCGGCTGGGGCTATCAGTCCACGGCTTGGGTGGACACCGACATGTTTGGCGACAGCTTCCGGGTACCCTCCACCCTGGAGAACCCCAACATGCTGGGCCAGTACCTGATTCTGGCCATCCCTCTGGGCGGTGCGGGCCTGTTGTCTGCCAAGGACTGGGCGCAGCGGGTGTGGTACTTCATCTGCTGCGGCATCATGTGCGTATGTATGCTGCTTACCCTGTCCCGGGGCGCCTGGCTGGGCCTGCTGTTTGCCGGCTTCCTCTTTGTCCTGTTTTTGCAGCCCCGGCTGCTGCTGCTGGCCCCCATTGCCCTGGTGGCCCTGTATTTTGTACTGCCGGATACCATTATCAACCGCTTCTCCAGCATCGGTGATTTGGGAGACAGCTCCACCTCGTACCGCGTGTACATTTGGATCGGCACCCTGGCCATGCTGAAGGACTACTGGCTGTGCGGCATCGGCCCAGGGGATGCGGCCTTCAATCTGGTCTATCCGAAATACAGTTACAGCGGGATTGTGGCTCCCCACGCCCACAACCTGTATCTGCAGATCGTGTGTGACGCGGGTATTGTTGCACTGGTGATTTTTGTGCTGCTGCTCTACCGCTTCTTCCGGGATATGTGTGCCTCGTTCTGCCGGGAGAAAGACTGGTTTACCCGTCTGCACATCGTAGCGGTGGGGGCCGGCATCGCCGGCTTCCTGGTCCAGGCCATGACCGATTACTCCTTCTATAATTACCGGGTCATGTTCCTGTTCTGGGCCTATCTTGGGGTGGGAGCGCTGATTTCCCGGCGCATGTCCCTGCCGGAAGGAGGAAAAACAGCATGA
- a CDS encoding glycosyltransferase family 4 protein: protein MIRVLNIISDTNIGGAGRVILNYLRFADKSKFETLAAIPRGSLLKEPLEQAGAKVVEVDGMADRSYHKDDVKVLQKVIRSVKPDLVHTHGALSGRIAAKRCHVPVIYSRHSAFPVPAKLRRPPGRWVNKLVNEHYADRIIAVSPATAENLTDGGISKKKITLVMNGVAAVEETSPAQRAALREELNIPEGTVVFGILARIEDYKGHLYLVYAAKQLKDRGYQNFRVLVAGTGAFEEEVRRAVVEMGVDDVVQMLGFRSDVKELLNILDVQLNASYGTEATSMALLEGMSLGLPSIASDYGGNPWVIQDGENGLLFPTKDSQALADAMARMIDQPQLREKLSRGAKKVYQSQFTGEIFAKKVEQVYLETLKGVSHGTKRA from the coding sequence ATGATTCGCGTGTTGAACATCATCAGTGATACCAACATCGGCGGAGCGGGACGGGTGATTCTCAACTATCTGCGCTTTGCAGACAAGAGCAAGTTTGAGACCTTGGCGGCTATCCCCCGGGGAAGCCTGCTGAAGGAGCCTTTGGAGCAGGCGGGCGCCAAGGTGGTGGAAGTGGACGGCATGGCCGACCGCTCCTATCATAAGGACGACGTGAAAGTGCTCCAGAAGGTGATCCGGTCGGTGAAGCCCGACCTGGTCCACACCCACGGCGCCCTGTCCGGACGGATCGCGGCCAAGCGCTGCCATGTGCCCGTCATTTACAGCCGCCACTCTGCGTTCCCGGTACCGGCAAAGCTGCGCCGTCCCCCGGGCCGCTGGGTGAACAAGCTGGTCAACGAGCACTACGCTGACCGCATCATTGCCGTCAGCCCTGCCACAGCGGAGAACCTCACCGACGGAGGTATCTCCAAGAAAAAGATCACCCTGGTCATGAATGGAGTGGCCGCGGTGGAGGAGACCTCTCCGGCCCAGCGTGCCGCCCTGCGGGAAGAGCTGAACATCCCGGAGGGGACCGTAGTCTTTGGTATCCTGGCACGGATCGAGGACTACAAGGGGCATCTGTACCTGGTCTATGCTGCCAAACAGCTCAAGGACCGGGGATATCAGAACTTCCGTGTCCTGGTGGCCGGTACCGGCGCCTTTGAGGAAGAGGTGCGCCGGGCGGTAGTGGAGATGGGCGTGGACGACGTGGTGCAGATGCTGGGCTTCCGCTCCGATGTAAAGGAGCTACTCAACATTCTGGATGTACAGCTCAACGCCTCCTATGGTACCGAGGCTACCTCCATGGCCCTGCTGGAGGGAATGAGCCTGGGACTGCCCTCCATTGCCAGCGACTACGGCGGCAACCCCTGGGTCATCCAGGACGGGGAGAACGGCCTGCTCTTCCCCACCAAGGACAGCCAGGCTCTGGCCGATGCCATGGCCCGGATGATTGACCAGCCCCAGCTGCGGGAGAAGCTGAGCCGGGGCGCAAAAAAGGTCTATCAGTCTCAGTTTACCGGCGAGATCTTTGCCAAAAAAGTGGAACAGGTCTATTTGGAGACCTTGAAAGGAGTATCCCATGGAACAAAACGCGCATAA
- a CDS encoding metal ABC transporter substrate-binding protein, whose protein sequence is MKKRAILALGLATALLLTACGSSKEGQESQSEARLTVVATTYPVYLLASAVAENVDGVVVERLNTGEVSCLHDYTLTVSDMKLIESADVIAMNGARLEDFMDDALSQAQGAVIDCSQGVQMLEMVGHDHHDGDEEDGEHYDPHIWMDPENAMIMAENIQKGLSQADPDHAQTYSDNLTEALALLNSWDSNLQEMIQEAEQEGGVTISGLITFHDGFQYFAKAFDLPLLAAIEEEEGSEASAQVINETVSLVKENNIPIIFTEINGSDATAQAIARETGCQVGQLTMLMDGPNDGKLSNYLDGLSSNVKTIVNGFAGEEVIG, encoded by the coding sequence ATGAAGAAACGAGCCATTTTGGCCCTTGGTTTAGCCACCGCCCTTCTGCTGACCGCCTGCGGCAGCAGCAAAGAGGGCCAGGAGAGTCAGTCGGAAGCACGGCTGACGGTGGTGGCCACCACCTATCCGGTCTATCTGCTGGCCAGCGCCGTAGCGGAGAACGTGGATGGCGTTGTGGTGGAGCGGCTGAACACCGGCGAGGTGAGCTGTCTGCACGACTACACGCTGACGGTGAGCGACATGAAGCTCATTGAAAGCGCCGATGTCATCGCCATGAACGGAGCGAGGCTGGAGGACTTTATGGATGACGCCCTCAGCCAGGCTCAGGGAGCCGTGATCGACTGCTCCCAGGGAGTTCAGATGCTGGAGATGGTGGGCCATGACCACCACGACGGGGACGAGGAAGATGGGGAGCACTATGACCCCCATATCTGGATGGACCCGGAAAATGCCATGATTATGGCGGAAAACATCCAGAAAGGCCTGTCCCAGGCAGATCCGGACCATGCGCAGACCTACTCTGATAATCTAACAGAGGCTCTGGCGCTGCTGAACAGTTGGGACAGCAACCTCCAGGAGATGATCCAGGAGGCAGAGCAGGAGGGCGGCGTCACGATTTCTGGTCTCATTACCTTCCACGACGGCTTCCAGTATTTTGCCAAGGCATTTGACCTGCCTCTTCTGGCTGCCATCGAAGAGGAGGAAGGCAGCGAGGCCAGCGCTCAGGTCATTAATGAGACGGTCTCTCTGGTGAAAGAAAATAATATTCCTATCATCTTTACGGAAATCAACGGTTCTGACGCCACTGCCCAGGCCATTGCCCGGGAGACCGGGTGTCAGGTGGGCCAGCTCACTATGCTGATGGATGGCCCCAACGATGGGAAGCTGAGCAACTATCTGGACGGACTGTCCTCAAATGTAAAGACGATCGTCAACGGCTTTGCCGGGGAAGAGGTCATTGGATGA
- a CDS encoding metal ABC transporter ATP-binding protein, whose product MRKIKHGKMAGGCSDACCLKLEGLNVRLEGEEILEDVSFHLHCGEIAALIGPNGAGKSTLFRSILGQLPYGGNITFSPAGGPAIRLADGAVTGGSRPLIGYVPQSPSFDRGDPVSVLDFFTAATARWPVWLPIPEKYRERCRSSLARVHGEDLLDRAMGALSGGQLQRVLLALALEPVPHILILDEPLSGVDIEGEHQLLEMLDELRTKYDLSILLSTHDFATLGQFADKVILLNKKVLKSGPPEEILSSPEFYETFHLRVGKGGEN is encoded by the coding sequence ATGAGAAAGATCAAGCATGGAAAAATGGCGGGAGGCTGCTCGGATGCCTGCTGTTTGAAGCTGGAGGGGCTTAACGTCCGTCTGGAGGGGGAGGAGATCCTGGAGGATGTGTCCTTCCACCTCCACTGCGGCGAGATTGCAGCTCTGATCGGCCCCAACGGCGCGGGCAAGTCTACTCTGTTCCGCAGTATCCTGGGGCAATTGCCTTACGGGGGGAATATTACCTTCTCCCCGGCAGGTGGGCCTGCCATTCGCCTGGCGGACGGTGCTGTAACTGGAGGCAGCCGGCCTTTGATCGGCTATGTGCCTCAGTCCCCCAGCTTTGACCGGGGCGACCCGGTAAGTGTACTGGACTTTTTCACCGCCGCCACCGCCCGCTGGCCGGTTTGGCTTCCTATCCCGGAAAAATACCGGGAGCGGTGCCGCAGCAGTTTGGCACGGGTCCACGGAGAGGATCTGCTGGACCGGGCCATGGGGGCCCTGTCGGGCGGACAGCTCCAGCGTGTGCTGTTGGCTCTGGCTCTGGAACCGGTGCCCCATATTCTTATTCTGGATGAGCCCCTGTCCGGTGTGGACATTGAAGGGGAGCACCAGCTGCTGGAGATGCTGGATGAGCTGCGCACCAAGTACGACCTGTCCATCCTTTTGTCAACCCATGACTTTGCCACCCTGGGGCAGTTTGCCGATAAGGTGATCCTGCTCAATAAAAAGGTGCTCAAATCTGGGCCTCCGGAGGAAATCCTCTCCTCGCCGGAGTTTTATGAGACGTTCCACCTGCGGGTGGGGAAGGGAGGGGAGAACTGA
- a CDS encoding DUF4330 domain-containing protein, translating to MKIIDRNGRLFGKISVIDVIVILAVIVMAAAIYVKTHKPQTGSNVATTTIVYQMSVENQPEYMLDAIQVGDQIYDKERSTGGSLGTITDIQVSDGTYEAKLDDGTYEIVPAQGRYNLLLTIEGQGLIDENGNYLLNRVYNLGVNSSREFNNKYGLFLGRIVSIEAAQPEG from the coding sequence ATGAAGATCATTGACCGGAACGGACGCCTGTTTGGTAAAATCAGTGTGATCGACGTGATCGTCATCCTGGCGGTCATTGTTATGGCCGCGGCCATCTATGTTAAGACCCACAAGCCTCAGACCGGCAGCAATGTGGCGACCACCACCATTGTGTATCAGATGTCGGTGGAAAACCAGCCGGAGTACATGCTGGACGCCATCCAGGTGGGCGATCAGATCTATGATAAAGAGCGCAGCACCGGAGGCTCTCTGGGTACCATCACCGACATTCAGGTCAGCGACGGTACCTATGAGGCCAAGCTGGACGACGGCACCTATGAGATCGTGCCCGCTCAGGGACGCTACAACCTGCTGCTCACCATTGAGGGCCAGGGCCTGATCGACGAGAACGGGAACTACCTGCTCAACCGGGTGTATAACCTGGGAGTCAATTCCAGCCGGGAGTTCAACAACAAATACGGCCTCTTCCTGGGCCGCATTGTCAGCATTGAAGCGGCCCAGCCGGAGGGCTGA
- a CDS encoding metal ABC transporter permease, with the protein MMELWYSIVELLPFDWAQSGGMYFMKNALLAVLVISPLFGILSTMVVHSRMSFFSDALGHSAFTGMAIGAICGFNEPTWAAVAFAVVFALLFNWVRRRSALASDTVIGVFSSTAVALGIFISTLGGRSFTKFNALLIGDILSVEPAKIGLLAVILVLIIVLWAVSFNQLMLSAVHPALADSRGVKVFWQETIFSAAIAVVVTVSMTWVGLMVINALIVLPAAAARNIAKNMTQYHLFSLLGAVVAGIAGLMTSYYIDTSAGAAITLYLAVWFMITFLFRKKT; encoded by the coding sequence CTGATGGAGCTTTGGTATTCCATCGTAGAGCTGCTGCCCTTTGACTGGGCCCAAAGCGGCGGGATGTACTTTATGAAAAACGCCCTGCTGGCGGTGCTGGTCATTTCTCCGCTCTTCGGTATCCTCTCCACTATGGTGGTACACAGCCGCATGTCCTTCTTCTCTGACGCCCTGGGCCACTCTGCCTTCACCGGAATGGCGATCGGCGCCATCTGCGGCTTTAACGAGCCTACCTGGGCGGCCGTGGCCTTTGCGGTGGTGTTTGCGTTGCTCTTTAACTGGGTGCGCCGCCGTTCTGCCCTCGCCAGCGATACCGTGATCGGAGTATTCTCCTCTACCGCCGTCGCTCTGGGTATCTTTATCTCTACCCTGGGCGGGCGCTCCTTTACCAAATTCAACGCCCTGCTCATCGGTGATATCCTCTCGGTGGAGCCGGCCAAAATCGGCCTGCTGGCGGTCATCCTGGTGCTGATTATCGTCCTTTGGGCGGTGTCCTTTAACCAGCTGATGCTCTCTGCGGTCCATCCTGCCCTGGCAGACAGCCGGGGAGTAAAGGTATTTTGGCAGGAGACTATCTTCTCGGCAGCTATTGCAGTAGTGGTGACTGTCTCCATGACCTGGGTAGGCCTTATGGTCATTAACGCCCTGATTGTCCTGCCTGCCGCAGCGGCCCGGAACATCGCCAAGAATATGACGCAGTATCATCTCTTTTCCTTGTTGGGAGCGGTGGTTGCCGGGATCGCGGGACTGATGACGTCCTATTATATTGATACCTCCGCCGGTGCGGCCATCACCCTCTATTTAGCGGTATGGTTTATGATCACCTTCCTGTTTCGCAAGAAGACATAA